The genomic window TTTGACCAACCATTTTATCATGAACCAAAGAACGTTTATAGAATTCGCCTCGACTTTTAAGGAATTTATTGTCATTGTCGTTTTGAGTGATATTTACAGTAGAATCCATCATCACCCATTCATCATTAACATATTCGAAATTAGCATTGGCATTTTCATTACCATTGTCGTCATAATAAAATCGTTTTTTAGTAGATAAATGATATGATATTGTTCCATCCAATTCCACATTAGAACGATATCTAATATTTTCATGATCTCTTTCTCCTAATAATTGGTAAACTTCTTTTGTTTTTAAAGCAGTTGAGCTTTTGATGATAGAATGTAGCATATTATCAACATAGCTATAAGTATAGGTTTCTGTTTCTTCCCATACATCAACGTTCAATTGATAATAAATTCTTTCAGAAAGTTTATTGTTCATATAGATCTCTTCCACCTTATAGAGACCATTAGAAGAAATCCATTCTTGAGTAGCATCATTCCAAAAAAATATTATTAGGAATATCAATTCGTTGCCAAATCGTTCATAAGTAGTTAGTTCTTTATCAAGTCCAATTTCCTTTAAAATAGAATGGATAAATACCTTATTTGAGGTTTGATAAGTAGTCGTCACTGTTTGTTCCACTTCATCATTCCCATTATAATTTGATTGCACAATTGAATTATCAAGAATGACCCATTCAACACGAGATGCAACCTCAAATTGTTCCGATATACTATTCCAATTTTCGATAATTTCGTTTTGCTTTTCACCACTTGGATAGAAATTGGTCGTTTTTATCGAACTGCTTGATACAGTAGATGGAATTTGATTGACTTGATCAAAAGTATAATGAGTTTGTTGATGCGTTACTTTTAAGTCCTCGTATGTTGTACTTTCAATTTCTTTATCATACCAAATCCCTTGATGTTTTTCAGATTCTTTATAAGCTATTAGTTGATTATCATCTCCATAAGATCTTTCTATTTTAACCAAGTAATAATCATCAATGTTCTCGTTATAAATACTATCTAAATGATAGGTTTCTTGTTGGTTTTCATTAAAGCGTTTCTTTGTTGATTTGATGTGTTTCCAATCATTATTATTCCATGTATACATACTTAATGAAGTAAATAATTGATCTGAATCCTCATGATATTCGTAGTTGTATTTTTGACCACTTGCTATTTCTTCATCAGCATTATAATTAAAATAATTATCGGATATTATCCTTCCAGAACTATCATAAGTAAAGTTTTTTTCGTTTATTTTATTTCCTTTTGAAAAGGTGATTATCTTAATAAGATTCCCAAAACTATCATAAAAATAGTTGATTTTATTATAAGGAATTTCTAGAAAATCAGTTCGTTGATCATTTGCGTTAAATGTAGTTTCTTCAACAACGTGGAATAAATCTTTAAAAAGAAAATCATATTTTACTACATATTTTTGATATAGGACAAATTCATTATTTACAAAAAGGTAACTAATACTAGTCTGTACTTTATTTTCTTTGTCGTTTTTAAATTTACTTTTATGTCGACTACTTATTTCACCATTTCTATAATTATAAGTTAGAGATTCCCTAAATCCTTCAATCGTTTTACTTGATTTTTTTTGAGTGAACCTCCAATCTTTTGTAACAGAATCCCACTCATATAGATAATTGTAACTTTCCTTATCCTTATATCCCCAGCGATTAAGGTAGGTTCCTTCCCATTCGTTCGTTGAAATATTACCTCTGTATGAAACTCTAATATTTTCTCCACTACCAGTTTTAATAACTTTAATCCATTGATCATTTTCTCCAGTGTAACCTTCCATTATAAATGCTTCTAAAACCTCATCATAATAGAACTTATCTTTCGATGAATTCTCCCATGCATCAACTATGTAGCGTTCTTGTATAATTTCAGAATCACCCACTTCTGTTGTTCGAGTTTGTGGTTGCCAATCATCCGTTGTACTAGAAAAAACAGTAGTAATAGTAGAGTCACCACTATATCGAATTTCTGATTTATAATTTCTAAGATCATTTATCTTATTGTTATAGATACGGATCAGATTATTTTGATCGTCGTATTCAAACCGAGAAGTATTTATTAATTCTGCATCCTTAGTATCATTTATTAAATATTTTCTTTTAACTGACATTAAATCAAGATCATTGTACTCGTATTCCTCTTTAAAAATTAACTGAAGAGGACCATGATTGCTCATCTTAAGGAAGGATTGAATACTTATTTTATTGCCTTTTTGATCGAACTCGTATTCAGAAATTACAAAGGAATTATTTTTTGTATATATATCAATGTTATTCCTTTCGATACGTTTTTCAACTATTTTCCCATCAATTTCAATCAAATCAACCTTTGTAGATTGTTTTAACTGCCAATTATTTCTAGCATAATTATAATCAAATTCAGTCCATTGATAATAAGTAGGAGTGTAGTCAAATTCTTCTTTCCTTAATGGAATAAAATCTTGTAAGTAATCCGAATACTTATCTTCTTGAATGGAGGTGATTTCTAGATATTCATCGGAAGTAAATTGTTTAATTTCTCTTGATTGAGGAACAAATTCATCTCTTGAGTAATCATACAAAACATATACTTCTTCAATACTAAAATTCTCTAAGAAATAGTATTCCCTACCATGTTCAGGGAAATCTTTCCCATTGCTGTGTATGTAGAAAAATGTGCCATGATAATTTTCATCATAAACATGCTGGGTGTATTCTTTTAAGGTCGAAATCCCATTTTTATAAAAATAGGTTTCTTCTTTCAATAACCTCTGTTCAGCATCATATGAGTAAACATCTGAACGCGAATGTACCGAATCACCATCCGATATTTTATGGAACCAAACCAATGAATCAATTTTTATTTCTACTTCATTCAATTGTCTCATTGATGAATACTTTACAAAATTTCCTTGGGACGAATATTTCGTTTTTAATCCTTTTAGATCTAAAATATCTATGGTAGGTATTTTGTGTTTTTCTAAATTTAAATCAGATACTTTATTTTCAGGAAATTGATTTTTAAGTTTCAAAAATGATTTACGTTTCTCATCGAAATAAAGGCTATCTTTAGCATCAATAATAAATTTCGATAGATAATCATTTTGATACAATTTGGGTAATTGATTTTCTTCCTGTTCACTTAAAGAGGGTAAACTGATTTCCACATTTTTATCATTTACACGATAAGGGGAAGCGACACCTTTTTTGTTAAATGAATAGATTTCTTGATGTCCTTCTAAGAGAAGCTTAGACGCATCGATAGTCTTAAGTTCTGTGGTTTTCTGTGCATAAGCATGAGAAAAGAATAGCAATAGAACAATCAGTTGCTTTAAAAAGAGTTTCATTTCGTAATAAATTAATCTTCGAGGCTTTTTGTGTTTGCTTTAAAAGCCAGTAAATAGTTTGTTAAAAAAAGTAGTTTGCAGTACTTTATTTGGGGAAGTTAGTAAAATAATATAACGGATAATGTGATCGTATATTAAATTATGTTAATCAATATAAATCGAAATACATTTTTATAAATATGATAACGAATTAGCTCAAAGTATCTTCTTCATCCATATGTACATTGTTATTTGTATTTGGATTAATTTTTTTAATTGGCTTTTGTAAAGCCAAGTTATTTGGATAGGAGATATCGACACCATCATCAGTAAGAATTCGAATATTAAATAAGGTGATATTAGTAATAATTCCTTCTACCGAATTTTCACCTCCATCTTGGATACGAATTTTATCGCCAATTTTAAATGGATAGGCAAAAAACAAAATCAAAGAGCCTGTGATGTTGGAAAGCATCGACCATTGGGCAACAAAGGCTACAGCAGTTAAGGTAAAGAAGGAAGTGACAAATACAGAGAAACCTTGAAGGGAAACATCCCATATAAAGATCATCCCAATAAATACCAATATGGTATAGATCACTCCAAAAAAGTTACTGATGTACATTTTTCTGTGAAACGAGAATCCCTTTCTTTCAGTTATTTTGGTTAAATATTTTTTTGTGATGGCTTGTACAAGAAATGCCAATACTATGGCACAAACAGTAAATAGTAATTTTCCTTCTAATTGATCCATAATGAAATTTGTTTGTACAAAGTTAAGAAGAATCTAATTTAGTTTTTTTCTTTTTTTATTCTAATCACAATTTTAAAACGCTTCACCAAAGCCGATATAAAAGCCATTATTTCCATCAACACCAACAGCATAGTCAATACGTAGATTAGTATTATTCTCTCTGTCTATAAGGAAACGAAGTCCTCCCCCTAAACTACTTTTCTCAAAGCTAACGTTATTCCAGTCATCAAAAACATCACCCTGACCAGCAAATAGGGTAGCCCCCCATCTTTTATAGATGGTAAATCGGTATTCTGCCTGTACACTCAACATGTAATTATCTCTGTAACGTCCTTTATAATATCCTCTCATATAACTGTTAGAGCCTATTTTAGCCAATGTATTGAATGGATTTACTCCAAAATTATTTATACTATTAAGCTGAAAAGCTAACACATTTTTAGAGTGAAAAAGATGTAGGTATTTACGAAAATCCAAACTTAATCTAACATTTGATTTCTGAAGGTTTTCTTCAGAGTAATGACCTGAAGCAGCAATGACTTGAAGAAAATGACCCTGTTGAGGGTTCAAGATATTTTTGCGATTATCAGATGATAAAGCCATTCCCCAATGTGTAATTTGATAATCCTTTGTACCTAAAATTTCTTGATTTTTTATCAAGCCATTTTCTTCATTAGAGGTCATGTTAAATTCATTGACATGAGAGAAATAAGCCCCTAAATAGATACTTTTATAAATTTTTCTCTGAAGCTGAATATCAACTGTAAAGATTTCACTCTCGAAAGATTCTTTTTCCTCTTCTTGAGTATTATTTCCTATTCCCCAGAATAAATCAGGGAATTTTTTATACATCACCGTTCCTTGGGTTAACCAATTTCCTTTTCCAAAATTCAACTCCCAGTTAATATCTGAGATCATCTGATTATTCTGAGTATAATTAAATTCCACATCCATAGTAGACCTCCTGTTCAAAGAAGTATCTCCTAAATGTAAAGTGAATAATGCTACTGCTCCTAAATAGCCTTTAGTTTCAGGTGCATAACCAATCGTAGGTAGAGGAAGTACTTTCCATCTTTTAAATGAAGTGTTTACCTGACTAGAATCGGTTGGCGTTTGAGCATAAACAGTACCACAGAACAATAATCCAATTAAGAAATTGACGTATTTTCTTTTCCCCATTTGCTTGATTTAAATAGTTTACCAATTCCCCAAAAAATAACCGAAATGCCCAATACAATAATAAAACTAATAGACCCCAATTGATCATCGTATTGTAGTAGCTCACCAGAATAGGCGTAAATAAAAGCACCAGGTAAATACCCCAGAAAACTATAGAAAAACATTTTACTATATGAGATATTCGAACAACCAGCCATAATACAAATACTCTCAGATAATAAAGGAATTGGCCTTGAAACGGCCACAATTAATATTCCCCATTTTTGTATTAGTTCAGAAGCTTTGTTTTTTTCTTTATCAGATAAAAAACGTTGAATTAATTGTGGCTGTTTACCTAAATAAAAACCAATAAAGGTGGAAATCATTCCTCCAATTACAGACAGTATTGTCCCTTCAAACCACCCAAAATAATTACCATTACCAATCATAATTAAACTACCTGGAATAGGTAAGATAATATCTAAGCTTAATAAAGTAATCGATGCTATTTTCATCTGAACTACATCCAATTCAAACAAAGGTGTCGGATCTTCTAAAATTGGAATTTTAAAGGCAACAACAATCCCAAAACTTACCAAGAAAAAGGTAATTAAAGAGAAAGTTAGTGTAATTAGTTTTTTCATGATTGTTGAGAAAGTTGGTCTGCGTATTTCTTTAAAAGTTGGTATTGCTGATGACTAAGGTCTCTGGTGATGGGCATGTAATTGTAGTTAGCAAAATTAGATGGGGACATATAATTTTCTAATAAATTGTTTACTTGTGATGGATTTAACCAAGTTTCATCTTTTAAAAAGATGCCGTTATACCTTTTTAGCATAGCTGGAACAATTGTGAAGTTAGGAAGAAGTACTTTTCTTTTTACATCCTCTAATGTAATTTGATCAACAGATTCAAGTAGTTGAGTAATCTCAGGGTCTTCTTTAAATACTTTAATAAATACAATTTGATATTTATGGACTAAATCAAATAAGGTATAAACTTGTTCGTTTTGGACTTCATCAATTGAAATGTGAGGTTCAAAAATATAAGCCAATACTCCAGCTTTTTTCTTTGGGAAAAACGTAACGTTGTCATATAGGTCAATTTGTAGAGAAGTTACTTTTTCTACTTGTCTATGAAAATCACCTACCAATGATAAAGCACATCCTGCAATAGCATTTTCTTTCTGTACGGGTATTCCTCTTTCATAAACATGTAACTGAATGGATTCTTTTGAATTACTATTATTTAAGAATTTATCTCCAAATTCTGAATAATCAGTATAGTTACCTGCTTGATCTGTTGTGATGTATAAATCTTGCTCTTCGAATACTAAATCTTTTTCAATATAGATCTGTAATTTTCCATCTTGAGGGTGAATAGAAGTAGGAAAATCGAATTGATAAAGACCTGAACACTGAATCATTTTTTCTTGATTATAATCATTCTCATAATCAAGAGTACCAAGTTCTAAAACCTCACCATTATCAGTCTTAAATCGAATAAATAGTTTCCCAAGATTTAAGTTGATAAAACCATTAAACTTATATTCTCCCTTAAGAGACATAGGTTCTTTAGGCTCTTCTTTAGGTTTATGAGGAATTCCTTTTGAAGGAAGAAAATTTAAAAGATCAATAACTACCTGATTGTTTGATATATCAAATGGAATATTACTTGCTCCTGGTTTTTGATATAATTCATTGATAGAATTAAATGTGTTATTGTGTTTGTAGGTTAAAACCCGTTTGAAATAATCAGTTTTTAAATCATCATTTACTTCGAAAATTGTTCCTGTAACTCTAATCTGAGCCGGATTGTCAGCTCCATTCAGTTTATTATAATCAGGATATTGAATTTCGAATAATTGATGAAAAGTGAATCTTAAATGAAATGTTTTACCTCTCAATAATTCATTATCAACATCGTCCTTGAAAGAAAATTGGGTATGAAAAGTACCTGCACCTCCTTGAATACCTTGAGCATTATACACTTTGAATAGGTTCAAATACCTAGTAGTGGATTTATGGGGAGTATCAGATGTATCATTTCCTATTTGAATGGATTTATAAAAAATCTGAGTGATTAATTGTAACTCAGGGCTGACATCGCATAGATAGGTGTTTTTAAATGCTATATTTTCACCGATCATCGCACTATATTCTTGTTGAGGATCGTTAGTCACCGACACAATTTTGGCATCCAATAAATTAAATGATAAATCACCATAATAATTCATATACCCAGGGTGAATAATATCAGAACCAATAAACAAGGAATATAAATCATGATATTCTTGGTCCAAATCAGATTTTCCCAAAGGAGTACACATCCATTTGCGGTAGTCTTCTGTTAAGACTTTAATACTTTTAATCTCGACAAATTGACCTTTCTTATCGGTTTGAATGTGATAATTTTCTACTTCTTCTTCTTCTACTTCTTCTTCTTCAATGTATATTCTTGGATGTGTATATACTTGGTGAACATCTTCATCGAAGAGTTTTAAATATTTGTATTTGTTATTATTGCCTGTAGCAATATTCAATGTGGCGTTTCCATCAAAGTTTAAACGCGGAGAAGTAGTTATGTTCATGGTATTTTAGTTTAAATGTATTGGAATCCAGCAAACAAAATATCGTCTGTTTGTTCTTTGTCGCCCTTCCAAATATTAATTTCAGATTTAATTACTTTGCATTGCACTTCTAAAGAAGCGTCTGATAGATTACAGATAAGATTTCGTAATTTCTTTTTCGTATATTTTTTATTGTATTTCCCTCCAAACTGATCTATAATACCATCAGTAAAACAGAATAAACGATCGTTTTCTTCTAGTTTGATTGAAGTTTCATTAAAGAAATCTTTTTTGACATGACTAAAGCCAATTGGATGTCGATCACCTTTAATTTCAATTACATTTTTATCTCGGAGGATCCATAAAGAAATAAATGCACCTGAGAAATGTAATTCGTTTGTGCTATGATCTATACAACAAAAACCAATGTCTAAACCATCATTTCGAGAATCAAAGGTTTTCCCTCCATGATTTAAAGACTGATCTATTTTGAGAGACAACTCATTTAATACTTTATGAGGTTGATATTGATTATTCTTTAATACTATATGATCTAGAATAGTAGAGCTTAACATGGACATTAATGCCCCTGGAACTCCATGTCCTGTACAGTCACAAATAGCAAAATAAGTGTAACGTTCATTTGATTTTGCCCAATAGAAATCGCCCGATACTATATCCTTCGGTTGATAGTAAATGTAGATATCTTTAAATAGTTGTTGTAATTCAACAGGTTTGGGTAAAACAGCCTCCTGAAGTTGTTTAGCATACTCAATAGAATTAGTGATTTGTTGATTAGCAACAAATAATGCTTCTTTTTCCACTTCAAGATCGTGGGTTCTTACCTCTACTAAACGCTCTAAATCAGAATTAATTTTTTGTTGCAATTCTTCATTCTCTTG from Flammeovirga yaeyamensis includes these protein-coding regions:
- a CDS encoding BamA/TamA family outer membrane protein, which encodes MGKRKYVNFLIGLLFCGTVYAQTPTDSSQVNTSFKRWKVLPLPTIGYAPETKGYLGAVALFTLHLGDTSLNRRSTMDVEFNYTQNNQMISDINWELNFGKGNWLTQGTVMYKKFPDLFWGIGNNTQEEEKESFESEIFTVDIQLQRKIYKSIYLGAYFSHVNEFNMTSNEENGLIKNQEILGTKDYQITHWGMALSSDNRKNILNPQQGHFLQVIAASGHYSEENLQKSNVRLSLDFRKYLHLFHSKNVLAFQLNSINNFGVNPFNTLAKIGSNSYMRGYYKGRYRDNYMLSVQAEYRFTIYKRWGATLFAGQGDVFDDWNNVSFEKSSLGGGLRFLIDRENNTNLRIDYAVGVDGNNGFYIGFGEAF
- a CDS encoding mechanosensitive ion channel family protein; this encodes MDQLEGKLLFTVCAIVLAFLVQAITKKYLTKITERKGFSFHRKMYISNFFGVIYTILVFIGMIFIWDVSLQGFSVFVTSFFTLTAVAFVAQWSMLSNITGSLILFFAYPFKIGDKIRIQDGGENSVEGIITNITLFNIRILTDDGVDISYPNNLALQKPIKKINPNTNNNVHMDEEDTLS
- a CDS encoding T9SS type A sorting domain-containing protein, coding for MKLFLKQLIVLLLFFSHAYAQKTTELKTIDASKLLLEGHQEIYSFNKKGVASPYRVNDKNVEISLPSLSEQEENQLPKLYQNDYLSKFIIDAKDSLYFDEKRKSFLKLKNQFPENKVSDLNLEKHKIPTIDILDLKGLKTKYSSQGNFVKYSSMRQLNEVEIKIDSLVWFHKISDGDSVHSRSDVYSYDAEQRLLKEETYFYKNGISTLKEYTQHVYDENYHGTFFYIHSNGKDFPEHGREYYFLENFSIEEVYVLYDYSRDEFVPQSREIKQFTSDEYLEITSIQEDKYSDYLQDFIPLRKEEFDYTPTYYQWTEFDYNYARNNWQLKQSTKVDLIEIDGKIVEKRIERNNIDIYTKNNSFVISEYEFDQKGNKISIQSFLKMSNHGPLQLIFKEEYEYNDLDLMSVKRKYLINDTKDAELINTSRFEYDDQNNLIRIYNNKINDLRNYKSEIRYSGDSTITTVFSSTTDDWQPQTRTTEVGDSEIIQERYIVDAWENSSKDKFYYDEVLEAFIMEGYTGENDQWIKVIKTGSGENIRVSYRGNISTNEWEGTYLNRWGYKDKESYNYLYEWDSVTKDWRFTQKKSSKTIEGFRESLTYNYRNGEISSRHKSKFKNDKENKVQTSISYLFVNNEFVLYQKYVVKYDFLFKDLFHVVEETTFNANDQRTDFLEIPYNKINYFYDSFGNLIKIITFSKGNKINEKNFTYDSSGRIISDNYFNYNADEEIASGQKYNYEYHEDSDQLFTSLSMYTWNNNDWKHIKSTKKRFNENQQETYHLDSIYNENIDDYYLVKIERSYGDDNQLIAYKESEKHQGIWYDKEIESTTYEDLKVTHQQTHYTFDQVNQIPSTVSSSSIKTTNFYPSGEKQNEIIENWNSISEQFEVASRVEWVILDNSIVQSNYNGNDEVEQTVTTTYQTSNKVFIHSILKEIGLDKELTTYERFGNELIFLIIFFWNDATQEWISSNGLYKVEEIYMNNKLSERIYYQLNVDVWEETETYTYSYVDNMLHSIIKSSTALKTKEVYQLLGERDHENIRYRSNVELDGTISYHLSTKKRFYYDDNGNENANANFEYVNDEWVMMDSTVNITQNDNDNKFLKSRGEFYKRSLVHDKMVGQTRYDHSSKEDGSIKEEIYHWDFDSEDWVKISDIDRNDKVLIQYVFDGAKWTPNYKHEYGEFNSTDDSKSWYYTNDTWVNNHLNQVVFDDNSKSRGSEEYVWYNEQWIGTSKKGYSREYDADEYLYYQTGDLTWTPYVRHKNSVDNYHLHEGKEQRFNTTIIQYLLSDNWKDIKKLGRMNYDRLKSHYYLIDEKGTYSTEYLIDGEHKIYWDEDTQEFYGGNYVENELSSIIWDSSQNKWIDYENAYASYSPYLHHNLPESINILENPTWDVEVKTTGQNLKIEVLSGPGKLDGSKLSFSDLGELRVLLTTDGGSHYSGNYEEVVVNLTDVNGIHSNGTSNDIVVFPNPTSSTLSFNKKDNLMINQTSIYDIEGRLVLNSHQEIVDVSELNTGVYIIKIQTSKGIIHKRFIKK
- a CDS encoding TVP38/TMEM64 family protein; translated protein: MKKLITLTFSLITFFLVSFGIVVAFKIPILEDPTPLFELDVVQMKIASITLLSLDIILPIPGSLIMIGNGNYFGWFEGTILSVIGGMISTFIGFYLGKQPQLIQRFLSDKEKNKASELIQKWGILIVAVSRPIPLLSESICIMAGCSNISYSKMFFYSFLGYLPGAFIYAYSGELLQYDDQLGSISFIIVLGISVIFWGIGKLFKSSKWGKENTSIS